A genomic segment from Alistipes senegalensis JC50 encodes:
- a CDS encoding SusC/RagA family TonB-linked outer membrane protein: MLTVTGRIAGQQRAAAVRLGGSVTDEQGRPVVGANIVAYDAGRKPHGTVADAAGRFVFDCPAGASEFRVRMLGYRERVVKIVAGKSSYDVRLTESSENVADVVVTGYVDKKKESYTGATHVIRREEIEALVHTNVLNIIQLRTPGFEIFDDIANGSDPNKVPDMVLRGRSSFIEGDRTNVPLFILDGTEVDISYVFDMPSDDIESISVLKDAAATSFYGSKAANGVVVITTRPTQAGRLQVSYTGNFQVSVPDLSDYRLLDAHEKLEYERQAGVYGDFSGSSSSDVERQKQYYERLARANAGVNTDWKRMALRTGFNHIHNLMLSGGSQDFRYNVSGSCNSTTGVMEKSDKEVASLRINLTYGDMNRLFFQNIASLSRNASDDVPYGSFSDYVRLNPYDSPYNADGSLNNDLAFYAANPLYEKNLSSYIRSRSGSFIDTFRIRWTILSSLRVEASFSYTQTKSEGETFYSPLSKRFYDKDAAKRGSFDVSNGTAVTLSGNAFVVFNKGWGCDNANLLSLTAGVNVESAQSESHSFSALGVLSDKLEHPSMATGFAESSHPGGSEDRSRMLGCYVNANYIWGNRYFVDLSFRYEGSSKFGDDNKYAPFGALGLGWNLHKERFMRGTAVSLLKLRASIGYVGNAGFSPYQAQLAYQYSSDLLYNGSIGAVPVSMVNPRLKWERSLKRNFGVDFGFWNDRVNGSADIYYDTTNDLVMTIAKPDHIGFSNAKENLGKIRNSGVELSLRGNVLRRSRSNLNLYLNMSHNRNRIVEISDYLKNKNRENEESAVSSLPAAFYEEGESMTALKVMRSAGINPANGREVFIRRDGQLTYEYDYREKQVVGDTTPKVQGSFGFSFGWRAFDLSATFAYRLGATVYNQTLATKVEGTDPTANADRRVFYDRWKAPGDRALYKNIASRETTPPTDRFVAAEYALEGSSLKLSYSLPDSFCRRLHLRRIRVAASTGDLFNISTIRRERGLDYPFARVFQASLTVNL, from the coding sequence ATGCTGACGGTTACGGGCCGTATCGCGGGACAGCAGCGCGCTGCCGCGGTGCGGCTCGGCGGTTCGGTGACCGACGAGCAGGGGCGGCCCGTGGTCGGAGCCAACATCGTCGCCTACGACGCCGGGCGCAAGCCGCACGGCACGGTGGCCGACGCCGCGGGCCGCTTCGTCTTCGACTGTCCGGCCGGGGCTTCGGAATTCCGTGTCCGCATGCTGGGCTACCGCGAGCGGGTGGTGAAGATCGTCGCCGGAAAGAGTTCCTACGACGTTCGCCTGACGGAGAGTTCCGAGAACGTCGCCGATGTCGTGGTCACCGGCTATGTGGACAAGAAAAAGGAGAGCTACACGGGCGCCACGCACGTCATACGCCGGGAGGAGATCGAAGCTCTGGTGCACACCAACGTGCTGAACATCATTCAGCTGCGCACGCCGGGGTTCGAAATCTTCGACGACATCGCCAACGGCTCCGACCCCAATAAGGTTCCCGATATGGTGCTGCGCGGCCGCAGCAGTTTCATCGAGGGCGACCGGACCAATGTCCCGCTTTTCATCCTCGACGGGACGGAGGTGGACATCTCCTATGTTTTCGATATGCCTTCGGACGACATCGAGTCGATCTCGGTGCTGAAAGATGCCGCGGCGACTTCGTTCTACGGCTCGAAAGCCGCCAACGGGGTGGTGGTCATCACCACGCGCCCGACGCAGGCCGGGCGGCTGCAAGTCAGCTACACCGGGAACTTTCAGGTCAGCGTTCCCGATTTGTCGGACTACCGCCTGCTCGATGCGCACGAGAAGCTCGAATACGAACGGCAGGCGGGTGTCTACGGCGATTTCTCGGGGAGCAGCAGCAGCGATGTCGAGCGGCAGAAGCAGTATTACGAGCGGCTCGCACGGGCCAATGCCGGAGTCAACACCGACTGGAAGCGGATGGCCCTGCGCACGGGATTCAACCACATCCACAACCTGATGCTTTCGGGCGGCAGCCAGGATTTCCGCTATAACGTTTCGGGCAGCTGCAACTCCACGACGGGTGTCATGGAGAAGTCGGACAAGGAGGTGGCGTCGCTGCGCATCAACCTTACCTACGGCGACATGAACAGGCTCTTTTTCCAGAACATCGCTTCGCTGAGCCGCAACGCCTCGGACGACGTGCCTTACGGGAGCTTCTCGGACTATGTTCGGCTCAACCCTTACGACAGCCCCTACAATGCAGACGGATCGCTGAATAACGACCTGGCGTTCTACGCCGCCAATCCGCTTTACGAAAAGAACCTGAGCAGTTACATCAGAAGCCGTTCGGGCAGTTTCATCGACACGTTCCGCATCCGCTGGACGATCCTCTCCTCGCTGCGCGTCGAAGCCTCCTTCTCCTACACGCAGACCAAAAGCGAGGGCGAAACCTTCTACTCTCCGCTTTCGAAACGCTTCTACGACAAGGATGCGGCCAAACGGGGCAGTTTCGACGTGTCGAACGGCACGGCCGTCACGCTTTCGGGCAATGCCTTCGTGGTCTTCAACAAGGGCTGGGGCTGCGATAATGCGAACCTGCTGAGTCTCACGGCGGGCGTCAACGTCGAGTCTGCGCAGTCCGAAAGTCATTCGTTCAGTGCGCTGGGTGTGCTCTCGGATAAGCTCGAACACCCCTCTATGGCTACGGGATTCGCCGAGAGCAGCCATCCCGGCGGCAGCGAGGACCGTTCGCGCATGCTGGGCTGCTACGTCAATGCCAACTACATCTGGGGCAACCGCTATTTCGTCGATCTCTCGTTCCGTTACGAAGGTTCTTCGAAATTCGGCGACGACAACAAATACGCTCCGTTCGGTGCGCTGGGCCTCGGCTGGAACCTCCACAAGGAGCGTTTCATGCGGGGCACCGCGGTCTCCCTGCTCAAACTGCGCGCCAGCATCGGCTATGTCGGCAATGCCGGATTCAGCCCCTATCAGGCGCAGCTGGCCTACCAGTACAGTTCGGATCTGCTCTATAACGGCAGCATCGGTGCCGTGCCGGTGTCGATGGTCAATCCCCGCCTGAAGTGGGAGCGCAGTCTCAAACGGAATTTCGGCGTCGATTTCGGGTTTTGGAACGACCGTGTGAACGGCAGCGCGGACATCTATTACGACACGACCAACGATCTGGTGATGACCATCGCCAAGCCCGATCACATCGGTTTCTCGAACGCCAAGGAGAACCTGGGCAAGATCCGCAACAGCGGCGTGGAACTGTCGCTGCGCGGCAATGTGCTTCGGCGCAGCCGTTCGAACCTGAATCTCTATCTCAACATGAGCCACAACCGGAACCGGATCGTGGAGATCAGCGACTACCTGAAAAACAAGAACAGGGAGAACGAGGAGAGTGCCGTTTCGTCGCTTCCGGCGGCTTTTTACGAGGAGGGCGAGTCGATGACGGCGCTCAAGGTAATGCGTTCGGCGGGAATCAATCCGGCGAACGGGCGCGAGGTTTTTATCCGCAGGGACGGTCAGCTGACCTACGAGTACGACTACCGCGAAAAGCAGGTCGTGGGCGATACGACGCCCAAAGTGCAGGGCTCGTTCGGATTTTCGTTCGGCTGGCGGGCGTTCGACCTCTCGGCGACGTTCGCCTACCGCCTCGGGGCCACGGTTTACAACCAGACCCTCGCCACGAAGGTCGAGGGAACGGACCCCACGGCCAACGCCGACCGCCGGGTGTTCTACGACCGCTGGAAGGCTCCCGGCGACCGGGCGCTCTACAAGAACATCGCCAGCCGGGAGACCACGCCTCCGACCGACCGGTTCGTCGCTGCGGAGTATGCCCTTGAAGGTTCGTCGCTCAAACTCTCCTATTCGCTGCCGGACAGCTTCTGCCGCCGTCTTCACCTGCGGCGCATCCGCGTGGCGGCCTCGACGGGCGATTTGTTCAATATCTCGACCATTCGCCGCGAACGCGGTCTGGACTATCCCTTTGCGCGCGTCTTCCAGGCGTCGCTGACCGTAAACCTCTGA
- a CDS encoding RagB/SusD family nutrient uptake outer membrane protein, with translation MKKRIVLLSALLLSSGLVSCDFLDIDTPGIVNKDKMFENEQGFIDAMNGVYASLADGDLYGEQLSFGFVDEIAQLYYNDYEASETVLNRTYDLKYRDEDVRAKVDAVWSRGYNVIASVNSVLDNAAGRDYAILPRIRGEALAIRAFVHFDLLRLFAPNIGRGDEKAIPYVEHFSIDPVRRGTVREVYAHIVGDLTEAHELLRQAGPVAGRTPEELYVTQYAAAALLARVSNWGGDRETAERYALEALKGGFSFIREEQVKNLFMGYTARTECIWGLHAPKMYLDIRSRLYPTRLTETFNMVRDNYQTIFRVSSFTSVNNDYRYQAYFTRTKWEHSVVTLTKLYDKNYDEEQTVPSGRTPGINLVRLPELFYILAESVYDRDPAAALDYLNRVVTARGLLPLEAGDIDTPGKFRDELINEITKEYWGEGQIFFTNKRFWLAMEGVNGKRHAASDETYVLPLPESENSEGIN, from the coding sequence ATGAAAAAACGCATCGTACTCCTTTCCGCGCTTCTCCTCTCCTCGGGCCTCGTGTCGTGCGATTTTCTCGACATCGACACCCCGGGCATCGTGAATAAGGACAAAATGTTCGAGAACGAGCAGGGATTCATCGACGCCATGAACGGCGTCTACGCCTCGTTGGCCGACGGCGATCTCTACGGCGAACAGCTCTCGTTCGGCTTCGTCGATGAGATCGCACAGCTTTACTACAACGACTACGAGGCCAGCGAAACGGTGCTCAACCGCACGTACGACCTCAAATACCGCGACGAGGACGTGCGTGCGAAAGTCGATGCCGTCTGGTCGCGGGGCTACAACGTCATCGCCTCGGTGAACAGCGTGCTCGACAATGCCGCAGGGCGGGACTACGCGATTCTGCCCCGCATCCGCGGCGAGGCGCTGGCCATCCGGGCCTTCGTGCATTTCGACCTGCTGCGGCTCTTCGCTCCGAACATCGGGCGCGGCGATGAAAAGGCGATTCCCTATGTCGAGCACTTTTCGATCGACCCCGTTCGGCGGGGAACCGTGCGCGAGGTCTATGCACACATAGTCGGCGACCTGACCGAGGCCCACGAGCTGCTGCGGCAGGCCGGGCCCGTCGCAGGGCGCACGCCCGAAGAGCTCTACGTGACGCAGTATGCCGCCGCGGCCCTGCTGGCCCGCGTCTCGAACTGGGGCGGCGACCGCGAGACGGCCGAACGCTATGCCCTCGAAGCGCTGAAAGGCGGCTTCTCCTTCATCCGCGAGGAGCAGGTGAAAAACCTCTTCATGGGCTACACCGCCCGGACGGAGTGCATCTGGGGCCTGCACGCCCCCAAAATGTACCTCGACATCCGCAGCCGCCTCTATCCGACCCGGCTGACCGAGACCTTCAACATGGTGCGCGACAACTACCAGACGATTTTCCGGGTCTCCTCGTTCACCTCGGTCAACAACGACTACCGTTACCAAGCCTATTTCACCCGCACCAAGTGGGAGCATTCGGTCGTCACGCTGACCAAACTCTACGACAAGAACTACGACGAAGAGCAGACCGTGCCGAGCGGCCGCACGCCGGGCATCAATCTCGTGCGTCTGCCGGAACTCTTTTACATCCTCGCCGAATCGGTCTACGACCGCGATCCTGCGGCGGCGCTGGACTACCTGAACCGGGTCGTCACGGCCCGCGGCCTGCTGCCGCTCGAAGCCGGGGATATCGACACCCCCGGGAAGTTCCGCGACGAGCTGATCAACGAGATCACCAAGGAGTACTGGGGCGAGGGGCAGATCTTTTTCACCAACAAGCGCTTCTGGCTGGCGATGGAGGGCGTGAACGGCAAGCGTCACGCGGCCAGCGACGAGACCTATGTGCTGCCGCTGCCGGAAAGCGAAAATTCGGAAGGCATAAACTGA
- a CDS encoding DUF4843 domain-containing protein codes for MKTTRTIRLFFAAAALLAAACGYKESFPYSGDDRINFTADSLYFSFGAEPFSVTDTTLIVGVEIVGSPREYDREYRIALDAEHTTARQGDHYDALRELYTLPANASSAGVPVHVHRLNLDDETVYAVRLQLAETGDFRLGVAENRAVKVCFTNRLDCPGWWNELSKWLGEYNVRKYQKFIELYGRPITDKDIAENRYGILRVFRQVKAYFDENPEYGVLFPDVAWPV; via the coding sequence ATGAAGACAACCCGCACGATTCGACTCTTTTTCGCTGCCGCGGCGCTGCTTGCGGCGGCCTGCGGCTACAAGGAGAGTTTTCCCTATTCGGGCGACGACAGGATCAATTTTACCGCCGATTCGCTCTACTTCTCTTTCGGTGCGGAGCCCTTTTCGGTGACCGACACCACCTTGATCGTCGGGGTCGAGATCGTCGGCTCTCCGCGCGAATACGACCGGGAGTACCGCATTGCGCTCGATGCGGAGCATACGACGGCTCGCCAGGGAGATCATTACGACGCCCTCCGGGAGTTGTATACGCTGCCGGCGAACGCCTCTTCGGCGGGCGTTCCGGTGCATGTCCACCGCCTGAATCTCGACGACGAAACGGTCTATGCCGTGCGGCTGCAACTGGCCGAGACCGGGGATTTCCGGTTGGGCGTGGCTGAAAACCGGGCCGTCAAGGTCTGCTTCACCAACCGGCTCGACTGTCCCGGCTGGTGGAACGAACTCTCCAAGTGGCTCGGAGAGTACAATGTCCGCAAATACCAGAAATTCATAGAACTCTACGGCCGGCCGATCACCGACAAGGACATTGCGGAGAACCGGTACGGCATCCTGCGCGTTTTCAGGCAGGTGAAGGCGTATTTCGACGAGAATCCCGAATACGGGGTCCTCTTTCCCGATGTTGCATGGCCCGTCTGA
- a CDS encoding RsmD family RNA methyltransferase: MRIVSGKYKGRAINPPRNLRARPTTDFAKENLFNVLGNLVDFEGCDVLDLFAGTGSISYEFASRGARSVTSVEINAVHYNFIRQTAAQLGIGNFYPVKANVFLYLKSCPKQFDIIFSDAPYDLEGSEQVVKLVLEGDLLRPGGILIFEHSKKMDFSAYPEFWQLRSYGSVQFSFFKKP, translated from the coding sequence ATGCGAATAGTAAGCGGAAAATACAAGGGCCGGGCGATCAATCCGCCCCGAAACCTGCGGGCGCGGCCGACGACCGATTTCGCCAAAGAGAACCTCTTCAACGTATTGGGCAACCTGGTGGATTTCGAAGGGTGCGACGTGCTCGACCTTTTCGCCGGCACCGGGTCGATCAGCTACGAATTCGCATCGCGCGGGGCGCGGAGCGTCACTTCAGTGGAGATCAACGCCGTCCACTACAATTTCATCCGGCAAACCGCCGCACAGTTGGGAATCGGGAATTTCTACCCGGTGAAAGCCAATGTGTTCCTCTACCTGAAAAGCTGTCCGAAGCAGTTCGACATCATTTTTTCGGACGCCCCCTATGATCTGGAAGGCAGCGAACAGGTCGTGAAACTGGTCCTTGAAGGCGATCTGCTGCGTCCGGGCGGCATCCTCATTTTCGAGCACTCGAAAAAAATGGATTTTTCGGCTTATCCCGAGTTCTGGCAATTAAGGAGTTACGGAAGCGTGCAATTTTCTTTCTTCAAAAAGCCGTAA
- a CDS encoding DUF3822 family protein, protein MRPVTGSNTPQAGYTVSIQRSLDGHSFSVPALSDIPADRTAVQVELLLPRTMLVPAELFDEKHAAELLAANGMPPAADECAVCCGREEEYAAVAAINREILRQIEEKLGDRARFTTPLLHTPHDATKTVWMCRRAELLYIKVYDDGALQLAEVVPARSDADLAYFFERLNGCFPLAGFELRIAGDSPKAARRLLGKRFKQATCE, encoded by the coding sequence ATGAGGCCGGTAACTGGGAGTAACACGCCGCAGGCAGGCTATACGGTGTCCATTCAGCGCTCGTTGGATGGACACTCTTTTTCGGTCCCTGCGCTGTCGGACATCCCTGCGGACCGCACGGCCGTGCAGGTCGAACTGCTGCTTCCCCGCACGATGCTCGTCCCCGCAGAGTTGTTCGACGAAAAACACGCCGCCGAGCTGCTCGCGGCGAACGGGATGCCCCCGGCAGCGGACGAATGCGCCGTATGCTGTGGCCGGGAAGAGGAATATGCGGCCGTCGCGGCAATTAACCGCGAAATCCTGCGGCAGATCGAGGAAAAACTCGGCGACCGGGCCCGGTTCACCACCCCGTTGCTCCATACGCCGCACGATGCGACCAAAACCGTATGGATGTGCCGCCGCGCGGAACTGTTATATATAAAGGTATACGACGACGGGGCCCTGCAACTGGCCGAGGTGGTTCCCGCGAGGTCGGATGCCGACCTCGCCTACTTCTTCGAGCGGCTGAACGGCTGTTTCCCGCTTGCGGGGTTCGAACTGCGCATCGCGGGCGACTCCCCCAAGGCGGCCCGCAGACTGCTGGGAAAACGTTTCAAACAAGCGACATGCGAATAG
- a CDS encoding ATP-dependent RecD-like DNA helicase, with amino-acid sequence MLSTRIATQIYAKICFETTPGQKKIIEKLSEYLADDDFSRIFVLNGYAGTGKTTLIGALVGALKDLGIKSVLLAPTGRAAKVLAQYAQEKAFTIHKRIYRQRTNADYESKFSLDFNRECGAVFIVDEASMLSDASGGGAVFGSGSLLSDLVEYVRSGRGCRLVLVGDSAQLPPVGADFSPALDPASMDAYGDIIYGTMDEVVRQEAQSGILFNATVVRCMLENGLYEIPRFRLGFPDVERIEGGEFLEKLQDCYALYGRDETIVVTRSNKRANRYNEGIRRNVLCAEEEIESGDMLMVVKNNYYFPEHTEDCPMNFIANGDIARLKRLRRFEDFYGFRFANAVLEFPDYDGAEIECKILLDTIASESPSLTREESTRLFYEVEKDYLDIKSKLKRFKEIRENPHFNAVQVKFSYAVTCHKAQGGQWRAVFIDRCLFGDEPMTRDMLRWLYTALTRATDKLYLVNFDDQFYE; translated from the coding sequence ATGCTCAGCACACGTATCGCGACCCAAATTTACGCTAAAATTTGTTTCGAAACAACTCCCGGGCAAAAAAAAATCATAGAAAAGTTGTCCGAATATCTTGCAGACGACGATTTTTCGAGGATTTTCGTGCTGAACGGTTATGCGGGCACCGGAAAAACGACGCTCATCGGGGCTTTGGTCGGGGCGCTTAAAGATTTGGGAATCAAATCCGTGCTGCTGGCGCCCACGGGGCGGGCCGCCAAAGTGCTGGCCCAATACGCTCAGGAAAAGGCTTTTACCATCCACAAACGCATCTACCGCCAGCGCACGAACGCCGATTACGAATCGAAATTCTCGCTCGATTTCAACCGGGAGTGCGGGGCGGTGTTCATCGTTGACGAGGCTTCGATGCTCTCCGATGCGTCGGGCGGCGGGGCGGTTTTCGGCAGCGGATCGCTGCTTTCGGACCTGGTGGAGTATGTCCGCAGCGGCCGCGGGTGCCGGCTGGTGCTGGTCGGCGACAGCGCCCAGCTGCCGCCCGTGGGGGCCGATTTCAGCCCGGCGCTCGATCCCGCGTCGATGGACGCCTACGGCGACATCATTTACGGCACGATGGACGAAGTGGTGCGGCAGGAGGCGCAGTCGGGCATCCTGTTCAACGCCACGGTGGTGCGCTGTATGCTGGAAAACGGCCTTTACGAGATTCCCCGCTTCCGGCTCGGCTTCCCGGATGTCGAGCGGATCGAGGGCGGCGAGTTCCTCGAAAAATTGCAGGACTGCTACGCCCTTTACGGCCGCGACGAAACGATCGTCGTCACGCGGTCGAACAAGCGCGCCAACCGCTACAACGAGGGGATCCGGCGCAACGTGCTCTGCGCCGAGGAGGAGATCGAGAGCGGCGATATGCTGATGGTCGTCAAGAACAACTACTATTTTCCCGAACATACGGAGGATTGTCCGATGAACTTCATCGCCAACGGCGACATCGCGCGGCTGAAGCGCCTGCGCCGCTTCGAGGATTTCTATGGCTTCCGCTTCGCCAACGCCGTGCTCGAATTTCCCGACTACGACGGCGCGGAGATCGAGTGCAAGATACTTCTGGACACGATCGCTTCGGAATCCCCGTCGCTCACGCGCGAAGAGTCCACGCGCCTTTTCTACGAGGTCGAGAAGGACTACCTCGACATCAAGAGCAAGCTCAAGCGCTTCAAGGAAATCCGTGAGAATCCGCATTTCAACGCCGTTCAGGTGAAGTTCTCCTACGCCGTCACGTGCCACAAGGCGCAGGGCGGCCAATGGCGGGCGGTCTTCATCGACCGCTGCCTGTTCGGCGACGAACCGATGACGCGCGACATGCTCCGCTGGCTCTACACGGCGCTGACGCGCGCCACCGATAAATTATATCTTGTAAATTTCGACGACCAATTCTATGAATAG
- a CDS encoding uracil-DNA glycosylase family protein, with protein MNSEQHPLEPFLPENARLLMLGSFPPKRIRWSMEFFYPNLQNDMWRIVGYLAAGDKTHFLEPGGRRFDKERIEAFCRERGIALYDTAVEVIRLKDNASDNFLQVVREVDLAALLARIPACGNIVTTGQKATDTLRAVTGCDEPAVGGWVPMHFAGRDLKLWRMPSSSRAYPRPVEWKAGFYRKVFAESGII; from the coding sequence ATGAATAGCGAACAGCATCCCCTCGAACCCTTCCTGCCCGAAAATGCCCGCCTGCTGATGCTGGGCAGCTTCCCGCCCAAGCGCATCCGCTGGTCGATGGAGTTCTTCTATCCCAATCTGCAAAACGACATGTGGCGCATCGTGGGCTACTTGGCCGCGGGCGACAAGACGCACTTTCTGGAGCCCGGCGGACGGCGTTTCGACAAGGAGCGCATCGAGGCGTTCTGCCGCGAGCGGGGTATTGCGCTCTACGATACGGCAGTAGAGGTTATCCGACTGAAAGACAACGCTTCGGATAATTTTCTTCAAGTGGTGCGCGAAGTGGATCTCGCAGCCCTGCTGGCCCGTATTCCCGCCTGCGGGAACATCGTCACCACGGGGCAGAAAGCCACCGACACGCTGCGCGCCGTCACGGGCTGCGACGAGCCCGCAGTGGGCGGGTGGGTGCCCATGCACTTTGCCGGACGCGACCTGAAACTGTGGCGCATGCCCTCCTCGTCGCGGGCTTATCCGCGGCCGGTGGAGTGGAAAGCCGGGTTTTACCGGAAAGTCTTCGCCGAAAGCGGGATCATCTGA